Proteins encoded in a region of the Stieleria neptunia genome:
- a CDS encoding DEAD/DEAH box helicase: MTVTDKPRPSIDFHQGTVRLFGLSPRFIENALADIPLAWDEREDCFRTDAMHADAIRRQLDHSLAGGFDWQVGRDAGAAEFRSLSIKDLRQITLRGDQQQAVEAFETGGRRGLIVMPTGTGKTVVAIELMIRNSCSTLIVVPVRDLMYQWHAKILEATGIDAGLIGDGVHRVSPISVTTYDSAAIHMPRIGDRFQMIIFDEVHHLAGPWRSDAARMSIAAYRLGLTATLPGDIERIERLHDLVGPTLYRQSIAEASGKSLADYSVHRIAVRLTDEEQERYRDYAQQIQKFVFEQKTIDPKFKWEDTYPLSAATEAEPDRARDAVIAMRAFRLKRQIEEHADAKLRMLEDLFRLHCDESIIVFTGSNVMARKISTRFLVPCLLSHCGKKERRQWLEGFAEGRYRVLVANRVLDEGVDLPEVKTAIVLGGLSSQRQAIQRLGRVLRKGSGGRRARLYEVVVEDTREVTRSRDRRRNEAYRQKR, from the coding sequence ATGACAGTCACAGACAAACCCAGACCGTCCATCGATTTTCATCAGGGGACGGTGCGGCTGTTCGGTTTGTCGCCACGATTCATCGAGAACGCTCTCGCCGACATTCCGTTGGCTTGGGACGAGCGCGAAGACTGCTTTCGAACCGACGCGATGCATGCCGATGCCATCCGGCGGCAGCTGGATCACTCGCTGGCCGGCGGTTTCGATTGGCAGGTCGGACGCGATGCCGGGGCGGCGGAGTTCCGCAGTTTGTCGATCAAGGACCTGCGGCAGATAACGCTCCGCGGCGATCAACAGCAAGCGGTCGAGGCCTTTGAAACCGGCGGGCGACGCGGCTTGATCGTGATGCCCACCGGCACCGGAAAAACCGTCGTTGCGATCGAGTTGATGATCCGCAATTCGTGCAGCACCTTGATCGTCGTTCCAGTCCGCGACTTGATGTACCAGTGGCACGCCAAAATCTTGGAAGCGACGGGCATCGACGCCGGGCTGATCGGTGACGGCGTGCACCGCGTCAGCCCGATCAGCGTGACGACCTACGACAGCGCCGCGATTCACATGCCACGCATCGGCGACCGTTTCCAGATGATCATCTTTGACGAAGTCCACCACTTGGCCGGTCCCTGGCGAAGCGACGCGGCGCGAATGTCGATCGCCGCCTATCGGCTCGGTTTGACCGCCACACTTCCCGGTGACATCGAACGCATCGAACGGTTACACGACTTGGTCGGGCCGACGCTGTACCGGCAGTCGATCGCCGAAGCGTCGGGCAAGTCGTTGGCCGATTACAGCGTGCATCGCATCGCCGTCCGGCTGACCGACGAAGAACAAGAACGCTATCGCGACTATGCTCAGCAGATCCAGAAATTTGTTTTCGAACAAAAGACGATCGATCCGAAGTTTAAGTGGGAGGACACGTACCCGCTGTCCGCGGCCACCGAAGCGGAGCCCGACCGCGCCCGTGATGCCGTCATTGCGATGCGAGCCTTTCGATTAAAACGTCAGATCGAAGAACACGCCGACGCCAAGCTGCGCATGCTGGAAGACCTGTTTCGACTCCACTGCGATGAATCGATCATCGTGTTCACGGGATCCAACGTGATGGCGCGCAAGATCTCGACACGGTTCCTGGTGCCCTGCCTGCTGTCCCACTGCGGAAAGAAAGAACGTCGGCAATGGCTGGAAGGATTTGCCGAAGGACGTTATCGCGTCCTGGTGGCGAATCGAGTGCTGGACGAAGGCGTCGATTTGCCGGAGGTTAAAACGGCGATCGTGTTGGGCGGGTTGTCCAGCCAGCGTCAGGCCATCCAGCGGTTGGGACGTGTGTTGCGAAAGGGCTCCGGCGGCCGGCGTGCCAGACTGTACGAAGTCGTCGTCGAAGACACACGCGAAGTCACCCGCAGCCGCGATCGTCGTCGCAACGAAGCCTACCGGCAAAAACGATGA
- a CDS encoding amidohydrolase, producing MHHRFAIVVLAWWVPITLVPAADLVLRGGQIVTVDPEFRVVQAMAVQDGRILQLGTDAEIARQIDPQTRVVDLDGRMVLPGLIDSHVHPTGASQYEADHEIPPMETIDDVLNYLRQRAAVVPKGEWIVLQQVFITRLREQRFPTRAELDSVAPDHPVWFRTGPDGSANSLALAENGIDKAFAAKHPQHVAVDPATGEPTGVIRQSSSVLKTRRDKSRKRLSQDQLDDRLADLIDDYNRWGITGIIDRNCNDSARAQYARLLESGRLTTRTRLSRSLTPNADLAEIEQRLDEIASDPLFKSPDPRLGVIGVKVFEDGGMLTGSAYFTRPWGTSTIYGIVDPRYRGMQFIDDDRLEKLVRLCASRGLAFTAHCQGDAAVEALVAAYGRVNQDIPIAPTRSSITHSSFMSEKAIAGAAKLGVGVDLQPAWLYLDARTLVAQFGQERLKHFIPLRSLFDAGVVAGGGSDHMQKIGSLRSVNPYNPFLGMWVAVTRSARWHDAPIHREQALTREQMIRFYTINNAWLMRAEAEIGSLEIGKRADFVVIDRDLLTCSDDEIRDTTVVSTWLDGQSVFPSRP from the coding sequence ATGCACCACCGATTTGCCATCGTCGTTCTAGCATGGTGGGTCCCCATCACCTTGGTCCCCGCCGCCGACCTGGTGCTCCGTGGCGGCCAGATCGTGACGGTCGATCCGGAGTTCCGTGTCGTCCAGGCGATGGCGGTCCAAGACGGACGGATTCTACAATTAGGAACCGACGCGGAGATCGCTCGGCAGATTGATCCACAAACGCGAGTCGTTGACCTGGACGGCCGCATGGTGTTGCCCGGGTTGATCGATTCCCACGTCCATCCGACCGGCGCCAGCCAGTACGAAGCGGACCACGAAATCCCGCCGATGGAAACGATCGACGACGTGTTGAACTATCTCCGTCAACGGGCCGCCGTCGTTCCCAAGGGCGAGTGGATTGTGCTGCAGCAAGTCTTCATCACGCGGTTGCGAGAGCAACGATTCCCGACACGCGCCGAACTCGATTCGGTCGCCCCCGATCATCCGGTCTGGTTCCGCACCGGCCCCGACGGCAGCGCCAACTCGCTGGCGCTGGCGGAAAACGGGATCGACAAAGCGTTTGCCGCCAAGCACCCGCAGCACGTCGCGGTCGATCCCGCCACCGGCGAGCCGACCGGAGTGATCCGTCAATCGTCATCGGTCTTGAAAACGCGCCGAGACAAGAGCCGCAAGCGGCTTTCGCAAGACCAACTCGATGATCGACTCGCAGATCTGATCGACGACTACAACCGCTGGGGAATCACGGGCATCATCGATCGCAACTGCAATGATTCCGCTCGCGCTCAGTATGCCCGGCTGTTGGAGTCGGGTCGCCTGACGACGCGGACGCGGTTGTCACGTTCCCTGACCCCCAATGCCGATCTCGCCGAAATCGAACAACGGCTCGACGAGATCGCCTCCGACCCGTTGTTCAAGTCGCCCGATCCCCGGCTCGGTGTGATCGGCGTGAAGGTGTTCGAAGACGGAGGCATGTTAACCGGCAGCGCGTACTTCACGCGTCCCTGGGGGACTAGCACGATCTACGGGATCGTCGATCCGCGTTACCGGGGCATGCAGTTCATCGACGACGATCGGCTGGAGAAATTGGTTCGATTGTGCGCCAGCCGTGGACTCGCCTTCACCGCCCATTGCCAGGGCGATGCCGCGGTCGAGGCGCTCGTGGCCGCCTACGGACGTGTCAATCAAGACATCCCGATCGCACCGACGCGTTCATCGATCACCCACAGCAGTTTCATGAGTGAAAAAGCGATCGCGGGCGCGGCGAAACTGGGCGTCGGAGTCGACTTGCAGCCGGCCTGGTTGTATTTGGATGCCCGCACGTTGGTCGCCCAGTTCGGTCAAGAACGACTGAAACACTTCATCCCGCTGCGCAGTCTATTCGATGCCGGCGTGGTTGCCGGAGGCGGCAGCGATCACATGCAGAAGATCGGATCGCTTCGCAGCGTGAACCCTTACAATCCGTTTCTCGGCATGTGGGTCGCCGTGACCCGATCCGCTCGTTGGCACGACGCCCCGATCCATCGCGAACAAGCCCTCACCCGCGAGCAGATGATTCGTTTTTACACGATCAACAACGCTTGGCTGATGCGGGCCGAAGCAGAAATCGGTTCGCTGGAAATCGGCAAGCGAGCGGATTTTGTGGTGATCGACCGCGACCTGTTAACATGCAGCGACGACGAAATCCGCGACACGACGGTCGTGTCCACGTGGCTCGACGGCCAGAGCGTGTTTCCGTCGCGGCCCTGA
- a CDS encoding sulfatase-like hydrolase/transferase, with translation MLRSLPLRFAACCLALMAASAGAERPNVLFIAIDDLRVQLGCYGHTAVKSPNIDQLASGGMVFERAYCQQTVCNPSRASLLTGMRPDTLRVWDLPTHFRQNVPDAVTLPQWFKSNGYHTQCVGKIFHNWRQDDWKGDPRSWSVPSVLHYNSHSNDKPRVDGAVPPNLASGKNGIECRDVPDDAYFDGRVAKTAVETMRNLSQSDDPFFLAVGFWKPHTPFNAPKKYWDLYDRNEVPIPSDVQPPKDVPDIALTSARYNGGPQSEELREMHHGHLAAISYLDAQIGRVLDELDALQLRDNTIIVLWSDHGLHLGEHGLTRKTTAFELDARVPLIIDAPTHEAAGRTDALVELLDLYPTLTDLCELQTPGDVEGVSLVPLLDDPSAGVHEVALTQTPRPNYLRGKQPEVMGYSIRSEQFRYTEWRDFKTKQVLARELYDHRNDPHETVNVVDHDAFQSTVAGLAEKLDQKLASQPTVAASRSDDFPHPVTNPSSPHMLDLDTTGPDPSQIDFSQLPKVPSQHAIISDVRDRAGTWVHQHAYLAHFDGQYWAMWSDGPGVPRPGLTPQQLRNVVPGHDRPDTRVSYATSDDGLHWSEPADLSGPPRTPGFGWIARGLWVRDGELLALASHFNAPAYPGKGLSLEAFRWDAGDETWQPHGTVMDDTLNNFPPKRLPQGEFMMTRRDHRQQVSVMIGGDTGFDDWKIRPLASYDAKGRPEEPYWYVLPDGQNLVGLIRDNGRSGRLLRAFSSDNGRTWSPIVKTNFPDATSKFFVLRTSRGYYVMVSNANPGRRDPLTLAVSSDGLVFTHLFQLVGGRHVDYPHLIEHDDHLLIAFSGAKQTMEVLKVALDDVDALLRSPNPSSPR, from the coding sequence ATGCTCCGTTCTCTCCCTCTCCGTTTTGCCGCGTGTTGTCTGGCGCTGATGGCAGCGTCGGCCGGCGCCGAGCGACCGAATGTGTTGTTCATCGCAATCGACGACTTGAGGGTCCAGCTGGGATGTTACGGTCACACGGCGGTGAAATCGCCGAACATCGATCAGCTTGCGTCTGGCGGCATGGTTTTCGAGCGGGCCTACTGTCAACAAACCGTCTGCAATCCCTCTCGGGCTTCGCTCTTGACGGGCATGCGGCCCGATACGCTGCGGGTCTGGGACCTGCCGACACATTTCCGTCAAAACGTGCCCGATGCGGTCACGCTTCCCCAATGGTTCAAATCCAACGGCTATCACACGCAATGCGTCGGCAAGATTTTTCATAACTGGCGACAAGACGATTGGAAAGGCGACCCCAGGTCCTGGAGCGTGCCGTCGGTACTGCACTACAACAGTCACTCCAACGACAAGCCGAGGGTCGACGGCGCCGTGCCGCCGAATCTGGCGTCGGGGAAAAATGGCATCGAATGTCGCGACGTTCCCGACGACGCCTACTTCGACGGGCGAGTTGCCAAAACCGCCGTCGAAACCATGCGGAACCTCAGCCAGAGTGACGATCCGTTCTTCCTAGCCGTCGGCTTTTGGAAGCCCCACACGCCGTTCAACGCTCCCAAAAAATACTGGGATCTGTACGATCGCAACGAAGTGCCGATCCCCAGCGACGTGCAGCCACCGAAAGATGTTCCCGACATCGCGCTGACGAGTGCCCGATACAACGGCGGGCCACAGTCGGAAGAGCTGCGGGAAATGCATCACGGGCATCTCGCCGCGATCAGCTATCTGGATGCGCAGATCGGCCGCGTGCTGGATGAGTTGGACGCACTGCAGTTGCGGGACAATACGATCATTGTGTTGTGGTCCGACCACGGGCTGCATCTGGGCGAACACGGTCTGACGCGAAAGACAACGGCGTTCGAACTTGATGCCCGTGTTCCGCTGATCATCGACGCCCCCACACACGAAGCTGCCGGGCGCACGGATGCGTTGGTGGAACTGCTGGATCTTTATCCGACGCTGACGGACCTTTGCGAATTGCAAACACCTGGCGACGTTGAAGGCGTCTCGTTGGTGCCGCTGCTGGACGATCCGTCGGCGGGTGTCCACGAAGTGGCTCTCACCCAAACACCGCGCCCCAACTATCTGCGTGGCAAACAACCCGAGGTGATGGGGTATTCGATTCGCAGCGAACAATTTCGCTACACCGAGTGGCGAGATTTCAAAACAAAACAAGTTCTCGCCCGCGAACTGTACGATCACCGGAACGACCCGCACGAGACCGTGAATGTGGTGGACCATGACGCGTTTCAAAGCACCGTCGCCGGCCTTGCAGAGAAGCTTGACCAGAAACTGGCCTCGCAGCCCACCGTCGCCGCTTCACGCTCCGATGATTTCCCGCACCCGGTGACGAACCCGAGCAGCCCGCACATGCTGGATCTGGACACCACCGGTCCCGATCCGTCGCAAATCGATTTCAGCCAACTCCCGAAGGTCCCTTCGCAGCACGCGATCATCAGTGACGTCCGAGATCGCGCCGGAACTTGGGTGCATCAGCACGCCTATCTGGCGCATTTCGACGGCCAATACTGGGCGATGTGGAGCGACGGTCCGGGCGTCCCGAGACCGGGGCTGACACCGCAGCAACTTCGCAACGTGGTGCCGGGGCACGATCGACCGGACACTCGTGTTTCTTACGCCACCAGCGATGACGGATTGCACTGGAGCGAACCGGCGGATCTGTCCGGGCCGCCGCGGACACCGGGATTCGGCTGGATCGCGCGTGGGCTGTGGGTGCGCGATGGGGAACTGCTCGCGTTGGCGAGCCACTTCAACGCGCCGGCCTACCCCGGCAAAGGGCTCAGCCTGGAAGCGTTTCGCTGGGACGCGGGCGACGAAACATGGCAGCCGCATGGCACCGTGATGGACGACACGCTCAATAATTTCCCGCCAAAGCGATTGCCGCAGGGCGAGTTCATGATGACGCGTCGCGACCATCGCCAGCAAGTTTCGGTGATGATCGGCGGTGACACCGGATTCGATGACTGGAAGATTCGGCCGTTGGCCAGCTATGACGCCAAGGGTCGACCGGAAGAACCGTATTGGTACGTGCTTCCCGACGGCCAGAACCTTGTCGGTCTGATTCGCGACAACGGACGTTCGGGACGATTGCTGCGAGCGTTTTCCAGTGACAACGGCCGGACTTGGAGCCCGATCGTGAAGACAAATTTCCCGGACGCGACGAGTAAGTTCTTTGTGCTGCGAACCTCGCGGGGCTACTATGTGATGGTGTCCAACGCCAACCCAGGGCGACGCGATCCGTTGACCTTGGCCGTCAGTTCGGACGGGCTGGTCTTCACCCACCTGTTTCAACTGGTCGGCGGCCGACACGTCGATTATCCACACCTCATTGAACACGACGATCACTTGCTGATCGCGTTTTCCGGCGCGAAGCAGACGATGGAAGTTTTGAAAGTAGCGCTCGACGATGTCGACGCGTTGCTTCGATCGCCGAATCCCTCCAGCCCGCGTTGA
- a CDS encoding protein-disulfide reductase DsbD domain-containing protein, with translation MTSPAMQTWLLLIVTLPAMLQSAEPKASTKFPAAIRVVESKPESPTHFTVRLQAERGVDIYAHNPKNDAWKHVAATLTIRDANGDTVDARVTYPDGKKIDTGYLGDLYVYRDSVDIAVAIINGNAKHPLSFALDGAGYNRLRSFCLGKMQLHTVRNQ, from the coding sequence ATGACATCACCCGCAATGCAGACTTGGCTGCTTCTCATCGTGACGCTTCCTGCCATGCTGCAGTCCGCTGAGCCCAAGGCATCCACCAAGTTTCCCGCTGCGATTCGCGTCGTTGAATCCAAACCGGAATCGCCGACGCATTTCACTGTTCGGCTACAAGCCGAACGTGGCGTCGACATCTATGCGCACAACCCAAAGAACGATGCTTGGAAACACGTCGCCGCAACACTTACTATCCGCGACGCGAATGGCGACACTGTGGACGCACGTGTCACGTACCCCGATGGAAAGAAGATCGACACCGGCTATCTGGGCGACTTGTACGTCTATCGAGACTCGGTTGACATTGCTGTCGCCATTATTAACGGCAACGCCAAACACCCACTCTCGTTCGCGCTCGATGGCGCTGGATACAACCGCCTTCGATCTTTCTGCCTCGGAAAAATGCAGCTTCACACCGTTCGCAACCAATGA
- a CDS encoding DUF790 family protein — MIRSEHSIVHYDFQRMIVRPDRLRRGTDADYLPAAKQMLRIYRDGIGDPRQVLHSRIETCLSRLSGCPPRRIAAFCKLLDDQSEFPSNRNAALHLRRQVFDFAADRHPIVEHREGIFDHELQQVRSDLANAIGRPWPEIEADLFCDVLELQRLKSFESQWTPPQLLSAYNVAQTQAALYRATRVRIDATDDFKTIVRHAKLAGLMHRIDRVSSAGQPRYRFIFDGPQSTLRQSTRYGVRFAALAAKLLACRGWHLTAEILGPRKQRFRMELSPADGLTGALSTPDAFDSSLEAEVDAAWQKAPVDGWTWQRESQLLVRGQSVMTPDFSLHHSARNLLVYVEVIGFWTPEYLEEKCRRLKEFAVATPADSRPAETTKWLLIVSKQQERDLRQRFAELSLPIVGFDKQTKPQSWIDAIDE, encoded by the coding sequence ATGATCCGCAGCGAACACAGCATCGTTCACTACGACTTTCAACGGATGATCGTCCGGCCCGACCGACTGCGCCGCGGCACCGACGCCGACTACCTTCCGGCCGCAAAACAGATGCTGCGGATCTATCGCGACGGGATCGGCGATCCGCGTCAAGTGCTGCACTCACGGATCGAGACCTGCCTGAGTCGACTGTCCGGCTGTCCGCCACGACGGATCGCCGCGTTTTGCAAGTTGCTGGACGATCAATCCGAGTTCCCCTCCAATCGCAATGCGGCACTCCACTTGAGACGCCAGGTCTTCGACTTCGCCGCCGATCGACACCCGATCGTCGAACATCGCGAGGGAATCTTTGACCATGAATTGCAGCAGGTCCGAAGCGATCTGGCAAACGCAATCGGGCGCCCCTGGCCCGAGATCGAGGCGGATCTCTTCTGCGACGTGTTGGAATTGCAGCGTCTGAAGAGCTTCGAATCGCAGTGGACGCCACCACAACTGCTGTCGGCCTATAACGTCGCGCAGACCCAGGCGGCACTCTATCGCGCGACACGCGTCCGCATCGATGCCACCGACGACTTCAAAACGATCGTCCGGCACGCCAAGCTGGCCGGACTAATGCATCGCATCGATCGAGTTTCCTCGGCGGGACAGCCACGCTACCGGTTCATCTTCGACGGGCCGCAGAGCACGTTGCGTCAATCGACCCGCTACGGTGTTCGGTTCGCGGCGCTGGCGGCCAAGCTACTCGCCTGCCGAGGTTGGCACCTGACGGCCGAGATCCTGGGGCCGAGGAAGCAGCGTTTTCGGATGGAACTTTCCCCAGCCGATGGATTAACCGGCGCACTCAGCACTCCGGATGCGTTCGATTCATCCTTGGAAGCGGAGGTCGACGCCGCCTGGCAGAAGGCTCCGGTCGATGGCTGGACGTGGCAGCGAGAATCTCAGTTGCTGGTTCGCGGTCAATCCGTCATGACACCCGACTTTTCGTTGCACCATTCAGCACGCAATCTCCTGGTCTACGTCGAAGTGATCGGGTTCTGGACGCCCGAGTATTTGGAAGAGAAGTGTCGCCGACTGAAGGAGTTCGCCGTCGCGACTCCCGCCGACTCGCGCCCAGCCGAGACAACCAAGTGGTTGCTGATCGTTTCGAAACAACAGGAGCGTGACCTGCGGCAACGATTCGCCGAGTTGTCGTTGCCCATCGTCGGTTTCGACAAACAGACGAAACCCCAGTCCTGGATCGACGCGATCGACGAGTGA
- a CDS encoding tetratricopeptide repeat protein: MKFVFVALLMCLSFSAVADEPQSVTKQDVVAAAREFRTAVELIKDVHTAMAGNAPENFAVPKSKIVVYQRARKHLERSIDLNPFYPDVYVYLANSYWEIEDDLDRAIKTYSKAIDLDPTYDDVISARASVLVMLNRIADAKKDLQRLESLKSPHAAMIRTEIATHKEVREQ; this comes from the coding sequence ATGAAATTCGTATTTGTCGCACTCTTGATGTGCTTGTCGTTCAGTGCCGTTGCTGATGAACCACAATCCGTTACGAAGCAGGATGTCGTTGCTGCTGCTCGCGAGTTTCGCACAGCCGTGGAACTCATCAAAGACGTGCATACCGCCATGGCTGGCAATGCGCCTGAGAACTTCGCCGTTCCGAAGTCGAAGATCGTTGTATACCAGCGGGCACGCAAGCATTTGGAAAGATCAATTGACTTGAATCCCTTTTACCCTGATGTGTACGTCTACCTCGCTAACTCGTATTGGGAGATTGAGGACGACTTGGACCGAGCGATCAAGACTTACTCCAAAGCGATCGATCTCGACCCGACATACGACGATGTGATTTCCGCACGCGCCAGCGTTTTAGTGATGCTTAATCGAATTGCCGACGCAAAGAAGGATTTGCAGCGGTTAGAATCACTAAAATCACCACACGCAGCCATGATTCGCACAGAAATTGCAACGCACAAAGAAGTCAGAGAACAATGA